Proteins encoded by one window of Lathyrus oleraceus cultivar Zhongwan6 chromosome 1, CAAS_Psat_ZW6_1.0, whole genome shotgun sequence:
- the LOC127078635 gene encoding uncharacterized protein LOC127078635 yields MSCCLSCCASLTCGLCTSVASGISQKSARIGYCFLFGASLIVSWIIREVGAPLLEKIPWIDSSGTHTKEWYQAQAVLRVSLGNFLFFGVLALIMIGVKDQNDTRDSWHHGGWTGKIVIWLLLIVLAFFIPDSVMLVYGFISKFGAGLFLLIQVLILLDCTHNWNDAWVEKDEQKWYIALLVVSLGCYIAAYAVSGILFIWFNPGGYDCGLNVFFLSMTMILCFVFAVVALHPKVNGSLLPASVISLYCAYVCYTGLSSEPRGYECNGLNKSRAVSTSTLVLGMLTTVLSVLYSALRAGSSTTFLSPPSSPKAGESKPLLEDAEEGKSKKEEKEARPVSYSYSFFHLIFALASMYSAMLLSGWTSSSENSDLIDVGWTSVWVRIGTEWVTAGLYLWTLLAPLLFPDREFA; encoded by the exons ATGTCGTGTTGTTTGTCTTGCTGCGCATCTTTGACATGCGGTCTCTGTACCTCCGTGGCATCTGGGATCTCTCAAAAATCTGCTAGGATCGGCTACTGTTTTCTCTTTGGCGCCTCTCTCATAGTTTCTTGGATTATCAGAGAAGTTGGTGCACCCCTTTTGGAGAAAATTCCAT GGATAGACTCGTCGGGGACCCACACAAAGGAATGGTATCAAGCGCAAGCGGTTCTTCGTGTGAGTTTGGGAAATTTCTTGTTCTTTGGTGTTTTAGCCCTCATAATGATTGGTGTGAAGGATCAGAATGATACACGTGATTCATGGCACCATGGTGGATGGACCGGAAAGATAGTCATATGGCTTTTGCTGATTGTCCTTGCATTCTTCATTCCAGATTCCGTAATGCTAGTGTATG GATTCATATCGAAGTTTGGGGCTGGCTTGTTTTTATTGATTCAAGTGCTAATTTTACTCGACTGCACCCACAATTGGAATGATGCGTGGGTTGAGAAAGATGAACAGAAATG GTATATTGCTCTACTTGTTGTATCACTCGGATGCTACATTGCAGCATATGCGGTGTCTGGAATTCTTTTTATTTGGTTCAACCCTGGTGGATATGATTGTGGTCTTAATGTCTTCTTCCTTTCCATGACGATGATTCTTTGTTTCGTGTTTGCAGTTGTTGCTCTACATCCTAAG GTAAACGGAAGCTTATTGCCTGCATCTGTGATTTCACTTTACTGTGCATATGTGTGCTACACTGGTCTTTCTAGCGAACCTCGAGGTTACGAGTGCAATGGTCTCAACAAGTCCCGAGCTGTAAGCACAAGTACGCTCGTTCTTGGCATGCTAACGACAGTTCTGTCTGTGTTGTATTCCGCACTTCGTGCAGGATCTTCAACCACATTCTTATCACCACCATCTTCACCTAAAGCAG GTGAGAGCAAACCTCTTCTTGAAGACGCTGAAGAAGGAAAGAgcaaaaaggaagaaaaagaagcACGGCCAGTTAGTTATTCCTATTCATTCTTCCACCTAATATTTGCCCTGGCCAGCATGTATTCAGCGATGCTTCTTTCTGGATGGACCAGCTCATCTGAAAACTCAGATCTGATAGATGTTGGTTGGACATCGGTATGGGTTCGGATTGGCACAGAATGGGTTACTGCTGGGTTGTATCTGTGGACTCTCTTGGCTCCTTTGTTGTTTCCTGATCGCGAATTCGCTTAA